One Sphaeramia orbicularis chromosome 21, fSphaOr1.1, whole genome shotgun sequence DNA window includes the following coding sequences:
- the LOC115411999 gene encoding otospiralin-like, which yields MQRLYLHALLFSLLLGFPPPTGAEESSGGEGRGKRSLPYWDLWSSDFYGWLEELRAQSAYDGVRDLARTFWAHFPIASELGYDSPESDPQPEE from the exons ATGCAGCGTCTATACCTACATGCTCTGCTCTTTTCTCTTCTGCTCGGCTTCCCTCCTCCTACAG GAGCCGAGGAAAGCTCTGGAGGCGAGGGGAGGGGGAAGCGGAGCTTACCTTACTGGGATTTGTGGTCATCAGATTTCTACGGGTGGCTGGAGGAGCTGAGGGCCCAGTCGGCCTATGACGGGGTCCGGGACCTGGCTCGGACCTTCTGGGCTCACTTTCCCATCGCCAGCGAGTTGGGTTACGACAGTCCTGAGTCCGACCCTCAACCTGAGGAGTGA